A stretch of Enterobacter cloacae complex sp. ECNIH7 DNA encodes these proteins:
- a CDS encoding DUF2786 domain-containing protein encodes MSENTKVIARIRRLMALGTRNSNPHEAARAVALAQRLMQRHGLTPDMLSLHDIQESVCQNLTSNAEKVPAWLSSLATVVCMATGCRCWFGWHIHTSCSGVKSVRRSLHFYGFSGRAEVALYIYTVLQRQLRADTDGQIAGYRKRRILKNTLRRRADQFREGWVSGVWQVLQSFAPSECENSMLQRWLAQRHTGDTLGTVNVRAAGKCRGDRAARVAGWLAGRDTEVHQGLTGAKAQQQITAGGCTHE; translated from the coding sequence ATGTCTGAAAATACAAAAGTGATTGCACGTATCCGGCGACTGATGGCGCTGGGTACCCGGAACAGTAATCCACACGAGGCGGCCCGTGCAGTGGCTCTGGCTCAACGGCTGATGCAGCGTCATGGCCTGACCCCTGACATGCTTTCTCTTCATGATATCCAGGAATCCGTCTGTCAGAACCTGACCAGTAATGCTGAAAAAGTGCCAGCCTGGCTAAGTTCACTCGCAACAGTGGTATGCATGGCCACGGGCTGCCGTTGCTGGTTTGGCTGGCATATTCACACTAGTTGCAGTGGTGTAAAAAGCGTCCGCCGATCTCTGCACTTTTATGGTTTCAGCGGGAGAGCCGAAGTTGCGCTCTATATCTATACCGTTTTACAGCGGCAACTTCGTGCAGACACTGACGGTCAGATTGCCGGATACCGGAAGCGCCGTATTCTTAAGAACACGCTTCGTCGCAGAGCCGATCAGTTTCGTGAAGGGTGGGTATCTGGCGTCTGGCAGGTACTGCAGTCATTTGCGCCTTCAGAATGTGAGAATTCCATGCTTCAGCGCTGGCTTGCCCAGCGTCACACCGGCGACACCTTGGGGACTGTAAACGTCAGGGCGGCCGGTAAATGCCGTGGCGACAGAGCAGCACGCGTAGCGGGCTGGCTCGCGGGGCGGGATACTGAAGTTCATCAAGGCCTGACTGGTGCGAAGGCTCAACAGCAGATTACGGCGGGAGGCTGTACACATGAGTAA
- a CDS encoding TraR/DksA C4-type zinc finger protein: MSEDLNDEMAQASTAIFTQRGIDAVRAKVHSLRPSKEICECCGADIPAARQLAVPGVELCAACQDVKEKQDVHRAAGCRGLHHV; this comes from the coding sequence ATGTCTGAGGACCTGAATGATGAAATGGCTCAGGCCAGTACCGCTATTTTCACCCAGCGCGGCATCGATGCTGTCAGGGCAAAAGTGCACTCGTTACGCCCGTCAAAAGAAATCTGTGAGTGCTGCGGCGCGGACATTCCCGCTGCCCGTCAGCTGGCAGTGCCGGGCGTAGAGTTGTGTGCCGCTTGTCAGGATGTGAAGGAGAAGCAGGATGTTCACCGTGCTGCCGGCTGCAGGGGGCTACACCATGTCTGA
- a CDS encoding ParB family protein encodes MSNVRSLNLGDAMLQRGKSPAQAADNNTPTVTQPVNEMAMVLTLDQLRPNPDNPRKGRNPRFEEIKASVRARGLDSIPKVTRDPDGDDVYIFSDGGNTRYQILCDLWQETGDERFYRVHTIFKPWPGRLKCLVGHLAENEVRGDLTYIEKAFGVHKARVIYEEQLGRSVTLRELSDLLGKEGYPIDNSSVSRMEDTLNYLYPHMPQLLESGMSRGQATPLLSLRSSAMKVWKSFSGDVNPECSLDDVFGAVCRCFDEPESYALDIFRDEFIGQLVKALPHPSLNYDRWLIELDPREQKRREQFGEPPPLPAPTPASEQSGGRERTSPPITTLPADTSSQPPVTGLRSGTLTTPGRPEAVPELQDNTALPGGMSVGSEPRREVQNDLFGGNPVITGQTENPDNDGEWQFKSDVNANSLVSAFGEQDETSTPSVSSVAFAATGLEPVNDIWHISALQDDIEHLQDMAYRLTFEIAEAMGCADCVREDKDHHSAGFSISENASEFTLFLAGLSGSLPNKQFNMFMFCLNFFGSQEPADTAVFDDVTVVKTMRLIRVIRRLRELQRLVVKGGENV; translated from the coding sequence ATGAGCAACGTCCGTAGTCTTAACCTTGGCGACGCCATGTTGCAGCGTGGAAAATCACCGGCTCAGGCTGCTGATAATAATACTCCCACCGTTACCCAGCCAGTAAATGAAATGGCAATGGTTCTTACCCTTGACCAGCTTCGCCCGAATCCGGATAACCCGCGCAAAGGACGCAATCCTCGTTTTGAGGAAATTAAAGCTTCCGTCCGTGCACGAGGATTGGATTCGATTCCAAAAGTGACCCGTGATCCGGATGGTGATGATGTTTATATCTTTAGTGACGGGGGAAATACCCGGTATCAGATACTCTGCGATCTCTGGCAAGAGACTGGTGATGAACGTTTTTATCGCGTTCACACGATCTTCAAACCCTGGCCTGGACGTCTAAAATGTCTGGTTGGTCACCTGGCTGAGAATGAGGTCAGGGGAGATCTTACCTATATAGAAAAGGCATTCGGTGTTCATAAAGCGCGGGTAATTTATGAAGAGCAACTGGGCCGGAGTGTTACCTTACGAGAACTTTCGGATCTGTTGGGTAAGGAAGGTTATCCTATTGATAACTCCAGCGTAAGCCGGATGGAAGATACGCTTAATTACCTTTATCCACATATGCCCCAGTTGCTTGAGAGTGGCATGAGCCGTGGTCAGGCAACACCACTCCTGAGCCTTCGTTCTTCAGCTATGAAGGTCTGGAAATCTTTCAGCGGTGACGTAAACCCAGAATGTTCTCTTGATGATGTGTTTGGTGCAGTTTGCCGGTGTTTTGATGAACCTGAAAGCTATGCCCTTGATATTTTCAGGGATGAGTTTATCGGTCAACTGGTTAAGGCTCTTCCCCATCCAAGCCTGAATTATGACCGCTGGTTAATTGAACTTGATCCTCGTGAACAAAAACGCAGGGAACAGTTTGGCGAGCCGCCTCCACTGCCAGCACCTACACCTGCGTCTGAACAGTCAGGTGGTCGGGAACGCACATCACCACCAATTACGACTCTGCCAGCAGATACTTCATCCCAGCCCCCTGTTACTGGTCTGCGTAGCGGTACGCTGACTACTCCAGGGCGTCCGGAAGCTGTACCAGAACTTCAGGACAATACTGCACTTCCCGGCGGTATGTCTGTTGGAAGTGAGCCGCGTCGTGAAGTTCAGAATGACCTGTTTGGCGGAAATCCTGTGATTACCGGTCAGACAGAGAATCCTGATAACGATGGAGAGTGGCAATTTAAGTCAGATGTTAATGCCAACTCGCTCGTTTCTGCTTTTGGCGAACAGGATGAAACTTCCACACCTTCAGTTAGCTCAGTGGCCTTCGCCGCAACCGGGTTGGAACCGGTCAATGATATCTGGCACATCTCCGCTTTACAGGACGACATCGAGCACCTGCAGGATATGGCTTATCGGCTTACTTTCGAAATTGCCGAAGCGATGGGCTGCGCGGACTGTGTTCGGGAGGATAAAGACCATCATTCAGCTGGTTTCTCCATTTCAGAGAACGCCAGTGAGTTTACTCTTTTCCTCGCCGGGCTATCAGGTTCACTGCCTAACAAACAGTTCAATATGTTCATGTTCTGCCTGAATTTTTTTGGCTCTCAGGAACCTGCAGATACTGCCGTTTTCGATGATGTCACTGTTGTAAAAACAATGCGCCTTATCCGCGTTATACGGCGTCTGCGTGAGCTGCAGCGTCTGGTTGTGAAGGGAGGGGAAAATGTCTGA
- the dnaB-PI gene encoding SPI-7-type island replicative DNA helicase, with product MTSNNRRNVSGLFSQDAEQSVIGGLMLDNDCWDEVALRLDSDDFYFKVHQVIFHEMTRLVAAGRPIDLITLAESIENRGKDALEQLGGFAYLAELSKNTPSAANIVAYCDIVARYSQGRQLVAIGAEITETVKASGADIGAVMETAEQKITRLAERSEPQQAVTLLDGMEKLLTELERRCNVPDGITGTPTGFEDFDAMTSGLQAADLILIAARPSMGKTAFLISLILNSLLKKADTHAQFYSLEQPTEQILMRMVASLGSVDLTHLKNGQMDDEEWARVSNASSLLMGDLKDRLIIDDTGSLTPAMLRIRARRNARRYGHPSVIGLDYLQLMRCPDQENRTQEIAEISRSLKALAKEMGCPVVALSQLNRQLESRADKRPNNGDLRDSGALEQDADVIVFIYRDEVYHENTEDKGVAEIIVSKQRQGPIGTIRLQYEGRYTRFSANPGHTGRFA from the coding sequence ATGACCTCTAATAACCGCAGAAATGTTTCGGGGCTGTTTTCTCAGGATGCTGAGCAGAGCGTCATTGGTGGCCTGATGCTGGATAACGACTGCTGGGATGAAGTGGCGCTCCGTCTCGATTCCGATGATTTTTATTTCAAGGTTCACCAGGTCATCTTTCATGAAATGACGCGTCTGGTTGCAGCAGGGCGTCCGATTGACCTGATCACACTTGCTGAGAGCATTGAAAACCGTGGTAAGGATGCGCTTGAGCAACTTGGCGGATTCGCCTATCTGGCCGAACTTTCAAAAAATACTCCGAGTGCGGCCAATATCGTCGCTTACTGTGACATTGTTGCCAGGTACAGCCAGGGGCGACAGTTGGTCGCCATTGGTGCTGAGATAACCGAAACTGTTAAGGCATCCGGTGCTGATATCGGGGCGGTGATGGAAACCGCAGAGCAAAAAATTACCCGGCTGGCAGAACGTTCAGAACCACAGCAGGCCGTGACGCTGCTTGACGGCATGGAAAAACTCCTTACAGAGCTGGAACGTCGTTGCAATGTGCCTGATGGTATTACTGGTACGCCTACGGGATTTGAAGATTTTGATGCCATGACCAGCGGGCTGCAGGCAGCTGACCTGATACTTATAGCAGCAAGGCCTTCAATGGGGAAAACTGCCTTTCTGATCAGCCTGATTTTGAATTCACTTCTGAAAAAAGCCGATACACATGCGCAGTTTTACAGCCTTGAGCAGCCCACCGAGCAGATCCTCATGCGTATGGTCGCTTCACTTGGCAGTGTAGATCTAACACATTTAAAAAATGGCCAGATGGATGATGAGGAATGGGCGCGCGTTTCAAACGCGTCTTCACTATTGATGGGTGACCTTAAAGACCGCCTCATCATAGATGACACAGGCTCATTGACCCCCGCCATGCTCAGAATTCGCGCCCGTCGTAACGCCCGCCGTTATGGTCACCCTTCAGTCATCGGTCTTGATTACCTGCAACTGATGCGTTGTCCGGATCAGGAGAACCGCACACAGGAAATTGCTGAAATCTCGCGGTCACTCAAAGCGCTGGCGAAAGAAATGGGTTGTCCGGTTGTTGCCCTTTCGCAGTTGAATCGTCAACTAGAGAGTCGTGCTGATAAACGGCCGAACAATGGCGATCTTCGTGATTCCGGTGCACTGGAACAGGATGCTGATGTTATTGTCTTTATCTATCGTGATGAGGTCTATCACGAAAACACTGAAGACAAGGGGGTTGCTGAAATTATTGTCAGCAAACAGCGTCAGGGACCGATTGGTACGATCCGACTGCAATACGAAGGCCGTTATACGCGTTTTTCTGCTAACCCTGGTCATACCGGGAGGTTTGCATGA
- a CDS encoding ParA family protein — protein MHLQSIDYPTLGVKPRIIPVVSTKGGEGKSTQSANLAGFLADAGIKTLLIDGDHAQPTASSIFPLEYEAPGGLYELLMQTVDLSNPDNLISRTSINNLDIIVSNDPRNFLPTAMLNAPDGRVRLRNALSHPLFNSYGVIIVDSQGSRSVMSELIILASTGTMVGIAKPILPDVREFMRGTVALMEELLPYCAFGIQLPVTKLLINCMEYDNLSVETLAEVKAIVEDKRYSAHADKIHIDLLETCIYDLTVYVLGHVKGVPVHRLEKNTRRKSDSAFTSMYQLACELFPEWKTNFDALANAGGEE, from the coding sequence ATGCATTTACAATCAATCGATTATCCAACGTTGGGTGTTAAGCCTCGTATTATACCTGTTGTTTCCACTAAGGGTGGCGAGGGTAAGTCTACTCAGTCAGCTAATCTTGCAGGATTTCTGGCCGATGCAGGTATCAAAACACTTCTGATTGATGGCGACCATGCTCAGCCAACGGCCAGCAGTATATTCCCGCTTGAATATGAAGCCCCTGGTGGTTTGTACGAACTGTTGATGCAGACAGTTGATCTCTCAAATCCCGATAATCTGATCTCCCGTACGTCGATCAATAATCTGGACATTATCGTTTCCAACGATCCTCGTAATTTTCTCCCAACTGCAATGCTGAATGCGCCTGATGGGCGAGTTCGCCTCCGAAATGCTCTTTCACATCCCCTTTTTAATTCATATGGCGTGATTATTGTCGATTCACAAGGCTCACGGTCAGTGATGTCTGAGTTAATTATCCTGGCCTCCACCGGAACCATGGTGGGTATTGCCAAACCGATTCTTCCTGATGTCAGGGAGTTCATGCGCGGAACAGTCGCGCTGATGGAAGAATTGCTGCCTTATTGTGCGTTTGGCATTCAGCTTCCAGTCACAAAATTGCTCATCAACTGTATGGAATACGACAATCTGTCTGTTGAGACCCTCGCTGAAGTCAAAGCGATCGTTGAAGATAAACGCTACAGCGCCCATGCAGACAAAATTCATATCGACCTGCTGGAGACATGTATCTATGACCTGACTGTCTATGTCCTTGGGCATGTTAAGGGCGTACCGGTACATCGTCTTGAAAAAAATACCCGGCGTAAAAGCGACTCAGCGTTTACGTCAATGTATCAATTGGCTTGTGAACTTTTCCCAGAGTGGAAAACGAATTTTGATGCGTTAGCTAATGCGGGGGGCGAGGAATGA
- a CDS encoding helix-turn-helix domain-containing protein → MRIFFPDIILLDSIDRNIFDNGADEYSVLIDSRSPLRLYDYLIRHPARTKKTICCVMLDMRHREENLLSMKLFMNTSLTAPDMASLFNLVLNMKGRRLTTKWLLNLRLSTHEAIMLRLLRAGMPMEAIADELNTSVKSLYRKRTALSERLGAENFNEACLFIFKNKLLDAGGNDP, encoded by the coding sequence ATGCGGATATTTTTTCCGGATATTATCCTGCTCGACTCGATTGACAGAAACATATTTGATAACGGTGCAGATGAATATTCTGTATTGATTGATAGTCGTTCTCCGCTCCGTTTATATGATTACCTGATACGCCATCCGGCCAGAACGAAAAAAACAATCTGCTGCGTTATGCTCGATATGCGACACCGGGAGGAGAATCTGCTCAGTATGAAGTTATTTATGAACACGTCGCTGACCGCGCCGGATATGGCGTCGTTATTTAACCTGGTGCTCAATATGAAGGGCCGGCGCCTGACCACGAAGTGGCTGCTTAATTTACGTCTTAGCACGCACGAAGCGATCATGCTGCGGTTGCTACGGGCAGGGATGCCGATGGAAGCCATCGCCGATGAGCTGAATACGTCGGTGAAAAGCCTCTATCGCAAACGAACGGCGCTCTCGGAACGCCTGGGGGCGGAGAACTTCAACGAGGCGTGTTTGTTTATCTTCAAAAACAAACTGCTGGACGCAGGTGGGAACGATCCCTAA
- the pgaA gene encoding poly-beta-1,6 N-acetyl-D-glucosamine export porin PgaA, which produces MESSLRFNTLFFYRTPTLLFLLFLFPVLAQATESVYEQQIQQARNGNYTPFLDYLQRYQQQHALTPEQVADWLQVAAWAGHDNEVIQVWQRYGIYMPLPARGVAAVAQSRRNQKAWQPALALWKEAHSLAPDNDDYRIGYIKTLADARMDTLALQEARRLVAENPSQAHLQTLSYVWLRQEKSWDRLLADTRALNVAPENKALLSELIDALTDSRVNTPALQLSQSVTLSPAERRRLERNAAAERVRLADVPGRTEKERLQLAQSTLNRYDALLARWQKEPQAAEDVVLARIDRLGALYAHADYPRVISEYQDLTAAQHPVPGWAIGWVISAYLQEQNAAAAFSLLQRYPQYASDPQDEEHALFYAWLDTGQYQSARQYVERQTRNVPWTRYDFGSPTPQPNDRWLTGQSLRFNYLLATNALPEAEKLAHRLATTAPGNQGLQIDYATLLQARGLPRAAEQKLKKAEALEPSNTELEQQQAYVAMDLQEWRQMDLLADDVLARAPADRSARRLDRLRTVHHMSELRLNASKGLHSDSPVSGTHDLSWDATLYGPPVADSWRLFAGTRYAQSNFDEGKGTSRHLLGGVEWRPRDLQLEAELSSNRYHGENKPGARLATTYFVTDSWQVSGSLERLSRTTPLRALRNGISANRGEGGVRWYQNERREYQFSAALSRFADHNRRQEYTLTGKERLWQTPSLTLDLEPGIAASKNSLRDTLYYNPARDLSVTAALSVDHEMVRHYDTLWSQQFVAGGGSYWQKNQSAGAIALLGYGQRVQWNNVIDTGVMLNWDKRPYDGKRESNLSVTFDATLRF; this is translated from the coding sequence ATGGAAAGTTCACTTCGCTTCAATACGTTATTCTTTTATCGCACCCCAACATTATTGTTTCTGTTATTCCTCTTTCCTGTTCTGGCTCAGGCGACTGAATCCGTTTATGAGCAACAGATTCAACAGGCGCGTAACGGTAATTACACGCCGTTTCTCGATTATCTTCAGCGTTATCAGCAGCAGCATGCCCTGACGCCTGAACAAGTTGCGGACTGGTTACAGGTTGCAGCCTGGGCGGGTCATGATAACGAGGTTATTCAGGTCTGGCAGCGTTACGGCATTTATATGCCGCTGCCCGCCCGCGGCGTTGCTGCCGTCGCGCAGTCCAGGCGAAATCAAAAAGCGTGGCAGCCGGCCCTGGCGCTCTGGAAAGAGGCGCATAGCCTTGCGCCGGATAACGATGATTATCGTATCGGCTATATTAAAACCCTGGCCGATGCCCGCATGGATACGCTTGCCCTGCAGGAAGCCCGACGGCTGGTAGCGGAAAATCCCTCTCAGGCGCATCTCCAGACGCTCTCGTATGTCTGGTTACGCCAGGAAAAAAGCTGGGATCGGCTGCTGGCAGACACCCGCGCGCTGAATGTCGCACCTGAGAATAAAGCGCTCCTCAGCGAGCTGATCGACGCGCTAACGGATAGCCGGGTGAACACTCCCGCGCTCCAGCTTTCACAAAGCGTGACGCTGTCTCCCGCGGAGCGTCGTCGTCTTGAGCGTAATGCCGCTGCAGAACGGGTTCGCCTTGCCGATGTGCCTGGCAGAACAGAAAAGGAGCGCCTGCAGCTTGCGCAATCCACGCTGAATCGTTACGACGCTCTGCTTGCTCGCTGGCAAAAAGAGCCGCAGGCGGCGGAAGACGTCGTCCTTGCTCGTATCGACAGGCTTGGCGCGCTGTACGCCCATGCTGATTACCCACGGGTGATTAGCGAATATCAGGATCTTACGGCAGCCCAGCATCCGGTGCCGGGCTGGGCAATCGGCTGGGTCATCTCCGCGTATCTGCAGGAGCAAAACGCTGCCGCCGCCTTCTCGCTTCTGCAACGCTATCCGCAATACGCTTCCGACCCGCAGGACGAGGAGCACGCGCTTTTCTACGCCTGGCTGGATACGGGACAGTATCAGTCCGCCCGCCAGTACGTAGAGCGCCAGACCCGCAACGTCCCGTGGACCCGCTACGATTTCGGCTCCCCAACCCCTCAGCCGAACGATCGATGGCTTACCGGACAGTCGCTCCGCTTTAACTATTTGCTGGCGACGAATGCCCTGCCGGAAGCCGAAAAGCTGGCGCACCGTCTGGCGACAACGGCGCCGGGCAATCAGGGATTACAGATTGACTACGCCACCCTGCTTCAGGCGCGGGGCCTGCCGCGCGCGGCCGAGCAAAAGCTGAAAAAAGCGGAGGCGCTGGAGCCGTCCAACACAGAGCTAGAGCAACAGCAGGCTTACGTCGCGATGGATCTGCAGGAGTGGCGACAGATGGATTTACTGGCCGACGACGTGCTGGCTCGCGCGCCCGCCGACCGCAGCGCCAGGCGTCTCGACAGGCTCAGAACGGTCCACCACATGTCCGAACTGCGCCTCAACGCGAGCAAGGGTTTGCACTCCGATAGCCCCGTCAGCGGGACACACGACCTGAGCTGGGACGCCACGCTCTATGGCCCACCCGTAGCGGACAGCTGGCGGCTGTTTGCAGGCACCCGCTACGCGCAGAGTAATTTCGATGAGGGCAAAGGCACCAGCCGTCACCTTTTGGGCGGCGTCGAATGGCGGCCACGCGACCTCCAGCTCGAAGCCGAGCTTTCCAGCAACCGCTATCACGGCGAAAACAAGCCGGGCGCTCGCCTCGCAACAACATACTTTGTGACCGATAGCTGGCAGGTCAGCGGCAGCCTGGAACGCCTGTCGCGCACCACGCCCCTTCGGGCGTTACGCAACGGAATTAGCGCCAACCGGGGTGAAGGCGGAGTGCGCTGGTATCAAAACGAGCGGCGTGAGTACCAGTTCAGCGCCGCCCTCAGCCGCTTCGCCGACCATAACCGTCGCCAGGAATACACCCTCACGGGCAAGGAGCGTCTCTGGCAGACCCCTTCCCTGACGCTGGATCTCGAACCGGGGATCGCCGCCAGTAAAAACAGCCTGCGCGACACGCTCTACTACAACCCGGCGCGGGATCTGTCCGTGACGGCTGCCCTGTCCGTTGACCATGAGATGGTCCGCCATTACGACACCCTCTGGAGCCAGCAGTTTGTGGCGGGAGGCGGCAGCTACTGGCAGAAAAATCAGTCCGCTGGCGCCATCGCCCTGCTGGGTTACGGACAGCGCGTCCAGTGGAACAACGTCATTGATACCGGCGTGATGCTGAACTGGGATAAACGCCCTTACGACGGCAAACGCGAGAGCAATCTCTCCGTCACGTTTGACGCGACTTTACGCTTTTAA
- the pgaB gene encoding poly-beta-1,6-N-acetyl-D-glucosamine N-deacetylase PgaB: MLNTRFSVSLILLGWLCLSASVCAQAISFIAPKDRPQLEASKPWPENQFLVLAYHDVEDDAADQRYLSVRTSALNEQISWLLHNGYHAISVQDILDAHDGKKTLPPKAVLLSFDDGYSSFYTRVWPLLQAWNVPALWAPVGSWVDTPANQKVNFGGLMTPRDRFATWDMVRELSRSPLIEIGSHTWASHYGIPANPQGSREPAIANRFYDKATGRYETDQQFSQRIGDDVRKVTEKITQVTGKAPRAWVWPYGAASGTSLAIARQQGYRLAFTLEDGLGNVQDLGNIPRLLIAGNPSLKAFASTVSQVQERDPVRVMHVDLDYVYDPDPAQQTQNINRLIQRVYDMKISHVFLQAFADPQGDGRIKALYFPNRRLPVRADLFNFVSWQLQTRAGVKVFAWMPVLSFDLDPSLPRVQRRDRQTGELREATEPYIRLSPWDPQVRQQVTDIYEDLARYASFNGILFHDDAALTDVDDAGQNTTRQKSQTLIGFTHALSLAVKHIRGPQIKTARNMFALPILQPESEAWFAQNLDDFLAEYDWTVPMAMPLMESVPADESDAWLTRLVKAVAARPGALDKTIFELQARDWDQKPQRAVADSQLAQWMRVLQLNGVKNYGYYPDDFLNNQPDISRIRPEFSSYWYPDND; the protein is encoded by the coding sequence ATGCTGAACACACGTTTTTCCGTGAGCCTGATACTCCTCGGCTGGCTCTGCCTCAGCGCGAGCGTCTGCGCGCAGGCGATCTCGTTCATTGCGCCCAAAGATCGGCCGCAGCTGGAGGCGAGTAAACCCTGGCCGGAGAACCAGTTTCTGGTCCTGGCCTACCACGACGTTGAAGACGATGCCGCCGATCAGCGCTATCTCTCCGTTCGCACCAGCGCGTTAAACGAGCAAATAAGCTGGCTTCTGCACAACGGCTACCACGCCATCAGCGTGCAGGACATTCTTGACGCGCATGACGGGAAAAAAACGCTGCCGCCAAAAGCCGTTCTGCTCAGCTTTGACGACGGCTACAGCAGCTTTTACACCCGCGTCTGGCCGCTGCTTCAGGCGTGGAACGTTCCTGCGCTGTGGGCGCCGGTGGGCAGCTGGGTGGATACGCCGGCAAATCAAAAAGTTAACTTCGGCGGCCTGATGACGCCCCGGGATCGCTTCGCGACGTGGGACATGGTGCGCGAGCTCAGCCGGTCCCCGCTGATTGAGATCGGATCGCACACCTGGGCCTCGCATTACGGTATTCCGGCCAACCCGCAGGGCAGCCGCGAGCCGGCGATCGCCAATCGCTTTTATGACAAAGCGACGGGCCGCTATGAAACCGACCAGCAGTTCAGCCAGCGGATCGGCGATGACGTTCGTAAAGTGACTGAAAAAATCACGCAGGTGACGGGCAAAGCGCCGCGCGCCTGGGTCTGGCCCTACGGCGCCGCCAGCGGTACGTCGCTCGCTATCGCCAGACAGCAGGGTTACCGGCTGGCCTTCACCCTTGAGGACGGGCTGGGGAACGTGCAGGATCTGGGCAATATCCCCCGCCTGCTGATCGCCGGGAATCCCTCGCTCAAGGCGTTTGCCAGCACGGTCAGCCAGGTTCAGGAGCGCGATCCCGTGCGCGTCATGCACGTCGATCTCGACTACGTTTACGATCCCGATCCTGCCCAGCAGACCCAAAACATCAACAGGCTGATCCAGCGGGTCTATGACATGAAGATCAGCCATGTTTTCCTGCAGGCGTTTGCCGACCCGCAGGGCGACGGCAGGATCAAGGCGCTCTATTTCCCCAACCGTCGTCTGCCGGTCCGGGCAGATCTTTTTAATTTTGTCTCCTGGCAGCTGCAAACCCGCGCGGGCGTGAAAGTCTTCGCGTGGATGCCGGTGCTCTCGTTCGATCTCGATCCTTCCCTGCCGCGCGTGCAGCGTCGGGATCGTCAAACCGGCGAGCTGCGCGAAGCCACCGAGCCCTATATCCGGCTCTCCCCGTGGGACCCGCAGGTGCGCCAGCAGGTGACGGACATCTATGAAGATCTGGCCCGCTATGCCAGCTTCAACGGGATTTTGTTCCATGACGATGCGGCGCTGACGGACGTGGACGATGCCGGTCAGAACACCACACGTCAGAAAAGCCAGACGCTTATCGGGTTTACCCACGCCCTGAGCCTGGCGGTGAAGCATATCCGTGGCCCGCAGATAAAAACCGCGCGCAATATGTTCGCCTTACCCATTCTGCAGCCCGAAAGCGAAGCGTGGTTCGCGCAGAATCTTGATGATTTTCTGGCGGAGTATGACTGGACGGTGCCGATGGCCATGCCGCTGATGGAGTCCGTCCCGGCAGACGAGAGCGATGCCTGGCTGACGCGTCTGGTTAAAGCGGTCGCCGCACGCCCCGGCGCGCTCGATAAAACGATTTTCGAGCTGCAGGCCAGGGACTGGGACCAGAAACCGCAGCGCGCCGTTGCCGATAGCCAGCTTGCGCAGTGGATGCGCGTGCTCCAGCTGAACGGCGTCAAAAACTACGGTTACTACCCCGACGACTTCCTCAACAACCAACCTGATATCTCGCGCATCAGGCCTGAATTTTCTTCGTACTGGTACCCTGACAATGACTGA